TAGAACCCAAAAAGTATACACGTTAAAGGAGATGGAGAGGTTGTTATCAAATTACTAAAATGAGGATTGGAGAGATAAATGGGCACAGGTTTACAAAATTTCCCTCCTATAAATAGTAGCATATTGAATGATTGATGAGAGGAAGTGTAAATAAGGATGTTAAGGACCACTCTATTATACCATTAACGGTAAGTGAAGATTTCAGAGGTTCAAAATCCATAATTATAAGATCCAAAATCATGTCATTCTTTGCTCGGCTgctacctctctctctctctctctctctctctctctctctctctcacacacacacacacacacacacacactatatCCAACATGAGTTCATTTGGGACCAACTTTCCACATAAAAGCATTCAATTAAAATCATagcttattatttaaaaaaaaaatgcttcttttctcttttttattgtgGCTGTGGCGCATCAATCCTTCCTATTCTTCTACCTTTCTCACGAATCTCACCAATATCCAGGTTTACTGTGGTGAATTAAGAtcaataaagaaaattgtatGACAAGGTAACTGCTCAACCTTTCTCTATCCATGCAGAATGACAcccactttgcatatcaagtaTTATTTTGGTTACTTTGAAAGGGgcaaaaaaattagtaaagcGTTATGACTTCATGCTGTTTCAGACTTACAATTCATTTGAGCCATATTGATTGGTATACAAAGACACTTTCACATCTATGATGTCCTTGCTCCCTTAGTTCACCCTTTACCTCTGATTTCCTTACTATCAGACAGATTTGTATTGAATCTTTCACACATTGCACTCATCAAGCCACTTAATATTGCCATGTCTCAATCAAAAGGTGTCCTTCTAAGAATTCATGACAGATTCACCTGATGAAAGATAAATACATTCCAAAGCTAGAATATAGTTTTTACATGACAATCATTGAATAGGATACCAATTTGCAAAACTTCTGTTCACTAAGTAAAGTGTGAGCAAGTTAATTTGTGAGGTCAGTGATCCTCTCTGTCAGGCATCAGCGAGAATAATACATGTTGCAGTTACTGAGAAAGGCACAAGGAAGAAAAACAGTATCTATGTCAAGCAAAAGACTAACAACATTCCTAACAACTATGGCCAAAAGAATCGCCAAACCCCCCCTCCTATCAATACAAAATTAGGATGCAAGAATTCATCCTGATTTTAGTTCATCAATAGACTATGACAATCTTCTCTTTTTAACGCTGTTTAAATCCCCATCAAGCATGACAAGATCATCCTCATCGTCAATTACTTCCAATTGCTTCTGATTCTTTGCTTCAGCTGCACTATTTGAAATATCAGATTCGTCGGGAAGTTTTCGTTTCTTCAAGGTTGAAACTATAGTTATCTCATCATCCTTTTCAGATTCCACAGCTGTTATTAATGCATCAGAGGTGCTTGCACCATTTCCAACAGATTTGTCTTTGTTTTCTGCTGCTGACACTGGTTGAGTCCATCCTGAGAGAACCATCCCATCAGGTTCTTTCTCTTCATCAAACTCCTCTCTGAAAATCAGAGAAGAAACAaagtagtttaaaaaaaaaatcggatTCATGGGGATGGGAACAAAAAACTATCTTAATGCAACATGTGAGAgggaagataaagaaaaaaaaagaaacactaTAAACTTATTAAGTTCTTCTAGCATAATAGTATTTGATTCAAGGAATTTTTTCACAGAATACAAAAAATACGAGTTGAGGAAAAACCTGTGCTTGATGTTAATATTGCAAACGAATTCCTGCTGCATATCCTCTACTGTAAGCATTGTGCCACCAGTTACTGGGGAAGGAAGCTCAGCCAGAGCCTAAAAATGCCGGGAAACAAGCTATAAATAAAATGCTATGCCCTTTTCAAACCAAAGACAACAAACATACCTTTTCAAGGTTGGCCTCATAAATAGCAATCATGTCATCCTCAACATCACCAGCTTCATAAAGCAGGTTTGAAGCACACATAATAAGAGGAAGGTTCATCCCAAGCTTTGCCTTGACAATTTTTTCGACCAAGTCTTTCAACTTTGAACGATTGGTGTTTATTTCAAGGGATAAAGGTGTCTGTTTTGCACATATATGAACATATCGAGTGTGAGCATGTTTGTAACAATGACTTTAGGCAATATATGCAACAAGGGGAGATTTGGCAGACCTCAGAACAAACATAACAAGATTTGTTAGGTTCAAATGGCTCCACTGGCATAAGCAGCATGTTTCTTGCAGGATGCTCCAGACAATATGTCATTCTATGAGATGTCCAGATAAGAAtagaaaaacattaaaagaaaagtaaatttaACGCTGACTTATAAACTACAGAGTAGTACACAAATAAAGATTCCTTAAAGAATAAATGAGCACCAAGGAAAGAACAGGAAGGATAAGACAACCTCCCAATAGAATATACAAcaaataaaaggtaagataaaaaaaaaaaaaaaaaactggtcaGAAACAAAAGAGCTCTGCAATATAGGGACAAATTTTCCCTTAAAGATCCATGCATTTTGCTCCAGCAAAAAAACTGACAAAGAAAGCACTGCTAAGGGCTTCtttgtttgagttttttttttaagaaagtgcTTGCTTAAAAGCTATGTTGTAGGAAAATTATagtaattgtgtattttttgaaaaaacacaaaaaccttttaaaagcaacaaaggtgTTGCACTTTTCtcataatctaaaaataattgctctgctctgcaaaaaaaatcttaaaaaaaatgttatcaaaTCAACTTTCTTTTAAGCTTAAATAAAAAAGTCCCAAGTAACCtacaattataattttacttgGTTGTAATTTACTATACTGCTTTTAACTTGACACGAATGATAATTATcaagcattttttaaaaaaaaagtgaacagGGTGTAAGCTCTGATTTAGCACCAGATCATGATTATACTATGAATTATGTTTTACCCTGCCAAAAATTGTCAGAGGAAAGTAGGAAGCATTTCCCCCAAGGCATCttggttaaaatttaacaaTGCTTCTTAACGAAACCACTTCCTCGTCACTAAAACCAATCCAAAATAAAGAATACACAGGAGGAGAAATCACATCGTacctataatttttaatgtcaTTTTTCAGCACTTTGATTGCTTCAATGACAATCAACCCAGCAATCACAGCATTTGTAGTCGCAACAGCATGCACAATATTACCAGCAATACCTTTagcttcaaaaaggttttggaGAGGGATGCCAAATGAAGCAGCCCTTATGTTTGCAGCTGCAGTAACAAATTCTACAGCCAACTGATCATCTTTATCAAAGCTTAGATTGCCAATCTCCTGCTCAAAGAtgcattcaaaaaataaataaataaataacacaaaaaagaaaattcataatttagTATCCAGATGAAGATATGAAGATAATATTACAATATGATCACTACATCAAAGTAAGAATCGTAACAgaccttttccctttttgtaaaaaaaagtctAAATGCTTCAAGAAATATTCTAGAATTTTCTTTGAGACTCCAAATATCCTGTGGGTTCTTCATGCCCAAGGATGCCATGGCGGAAACTGATAATTCATCAGATTCATATTTTTTCTCCAAATTTCCATTTTGTTGAGCCGGTTCATCGGACAGGATATCCTTGCTGTATATAGGTTTTGGCCTATTACGATTTTTCCATGTCTCTTCATTAGACAAAGCTAATTCAATGTTATACCCAAAAACATGATCAAAAATTTTCCTTCCATATTGATCAATGTCTTCATCTTTCCTACGTTCAAATACATCCTCTACATTTTTGGACGAGCTGGCAGCATCACTTGATCGAACATTTAAATCATTGTCTTGATTCTTGTCCCCAAATAGCTTGGCAAAAAGTAAGTCCTTAGCCCAGACAATACAATGAACAAACTGCCATAAAATAAGGAGATGAAAGTTTAGAACTCATTAAACAAAAGACTGAAGCAAATATCAAAACTCATACATCAAATTGATGATCATTTGATAATGTGAAAGGCAAATAGCTTGAGtctatcaactttatccattttcctaaaatataactaatataACAGCCTTCAATATTGTGTTAAAAGGTATCTACCTAGTAGCATCCATCAAGATATAACAACGCATCATACAATATCCCATTCAATGAAAATCCAAATAATCATGAACCTACAATACCTTCGATGGGGTACTTGTGATTGTACAGACAGGATATGTCTTGGGGGCTGGTTTAGGTTGACACTCATAGCACTCTGTTCTTCCCTTGACATGCACAGTTACCTGCtttcaattaaaactaaatcacAAATATGATTGAAAAACTACAACTTAAtatttagtaataattaatcatGAAATCACATATTAAGTTGAAATAATGTGGAACCAGCAAATATATTGAAagttagtaataaaaaatgTCACATGCATGTTTTCTGCCACAAAAATCCGTAAACGGAGGGGTTACAGCAAAAGAAACAGCAAATATGAAATCTCAGACCTCAACCTCAAATATCCACACCAAcataaatctatattttttaagaagtttatcaatttattttcagAGTGCATGGTCAGAACTGAAAATTAGGATGAAGGAGTATTCACTTAATTTTAGTGGATAATCACTGGACAGgggacaaaatttaaaaatttagctGATAACTAAATTTAGAAGCTTGGAAACATGATTCATGAAACATGTTACTTTCCTAATCAGAAGACTCCTTATCAAGGCATGTGACATAAAATTAGATGCTAGTCACTGACAATAACCAACTTTCTATGGACAACCagttaatcaataattaaattaaaaaagatacacttaattatataaaaataaccaTCAAACAGGAACAAGTACCATTTTAGAATCTACAGAATACTGCTCTAAAACTTTCCATTTAAAATGCATATCACTTACTAAGAAGCCAATAAATGCAATTGAATTACCTGTCCAAGGAACCCAGTAGTTCCACTTTCAACCAAAGGAACATTAGCTGCCAAGCACAAGCGATTCACATGCCGGCGTGCATCTAGATTGTCAAGTCCATTTAGAACAACATTAAATTGCTTAAAGAAGTCCACATTGAATTCAGGATCTTTGACATTTGCATGGTATGGTGTAATGTTTATGTGGGGCCTAAATTTTAACACAGCATCCCTAGCAACCTGGTTGAAGACTTCATCAGATTGATGGAAAACTGAAACCTATACCAGTAACAACAATAACCATAAcagttaaaacttactttagcCTTTGATTGCCCAACATGGAATTGTCGAAATAAAAATTGTCTGTTCAGGTTACTGACTTCTATGGTGTCCATGTCAATCTGCACAATGGAAATAAATGAAGCATATTAATGTGTTAAAGCATATCCATAGCTTAAAACATACAGATAGTTCAAGAGATAGTTTATAAAATGGCTAGCAAGCATGCACACACGGAAGAAGAATTCATAGTAGTCGGTTGACTGATTGCTGGCAGTATGACTACCAACTCACAATCTAAATACACAAGCGGACAAGCCTTATAAAGAAattcatgataaataataaGTCACAGTCTACACAAAATCACCTTCAACCTAGGAGTGTTATCAATTGCTGATCGCAGAAAATAGTGGAAAGCCAATAATCCACCATATCATATAGGGGATGGTGCTCCGCTAGATATATCGCAGCACCTCTATTGCAGCCGCAATGGCTGCTATTAAAAAGTGCTCCACTAGATATATTAGATCaagatacaaatataaatatgcGACACAGATCCTTGTTCAGAACATGTATGGCACAAGGACACGGCACTCTTACAATTCCATTTAGTAGAAACTAGCAAGATACACGTTCTGGGTACAACATCCCCCAGCAGATCTGCCATTTCAATAACCTATCACCCTCAGCAATGAGTAGCAATCATCACCATCCACACCACAAACCCcgtttaattaaaattcagtTCTCAAAGATCTTATTAACCATAACTGTAGTACTAAAACTCAAGATCCCCAAATAAATCCCAAGATCCACAAGCCCCCCACGCCCCCTACGCCCACCCCACTAACAAACACCCTACTTCCATCATCACGGACTTCGATTAGCACAAAAGCAATTGAAGCCAACAGACTATAAGCACCAACATGGCTCCCCCTACAGGCTACACTCCATTCTTCCCCAGATACAGTTCATACCAAAGCATAAAAACTGCTCAAACCTCACCACAAAAAACACCATAACAAAAACATCGAAATttcaaaccaaaaccaaaagggCAACGAATCAAACTACCAATTCAACCCTCGCTAAAGCCAAAACAAGAACAAATCAAATTTCAACGCCATATTCCACCACTCCAAGACCCCAAAAACAGTTACCACAGCACAAACGACACTCACTCCTCACTCTCACAAACACCTCCTATGTCACCAAACACACACAGCTCGAAGCTTTATCAAGACTCTCAAAACCCTAACAAAAAACCCAAAAActcaaatccaaaaaaaaaaaacccaaaaacccttgagagaaaaaaaaacttggaaAGACCCGAATAGAGAAGAGAACTAACGATGTGAATGTCAGGGAAACCGGAGAGAGCGAGGGTCTTGAGAAGCTCGCAGCCAATTCCGCCAGCGCCAACCATAAGCACCTTGGCATCCTGAAAATTTTCCAAAATGACAACACCACTGAAGCGAAAAAcgacaaagagaaaaaaaaaaaaaggttgtgtTGTGTGGGTTATGTTACCTTAATAACGGAGGGAGAAGAATAAGCCATTGGAAGTGAGAGTGTGAGAGAAAGAAagggtgaagaagaagaagaagaagaagaagaatcgtTGAAAAATCAAACGAAAGAGGAGAGAGGAAGACGATGgtgtttttatgtttaaaaatgaatgaaaaagggGAAAGTGGTGGGTGCCGGGAATCGAACCATTGACGTGAGGGAAGTCGCAGAATCTAAAAGCGACAAACCCCAAAATGAAGTCATTTTTTGCAAAACTAAATTCTATACATAAAAACAAACACTCTGCATGGAAACGCCGACACTACTATTGCCTCGGCTACCGGAGAAGGATGCTAACAGGTAAGGTTTGACTAATAGGgaagaaatattttaagaattaatcaaattataaagttatataatattttaattatttatcacataAAATAGTTATTAGTTAAGAGTAATAAGATTATTGTCTCTCTTATCAAAAAACATTTgtgaaaaattagttaaaatatattctCAAGAaaccttcctttcttttttgaaaatgatacttttaaaataggttaaaaaaatagagtggAAATAAAATAGTTAAGTTTTAAAATGACTCTTACACCCTTCTAATATGAAAAGTTTATAGGAGTAAAAAGGACTTGAGGAATTTCAATTGACACATTGATACAGCAGTGCGTGGTATCCACCTGATTGAGAGTTAATTCTCTCATGTTTTTTGCTGTAAGAACTAAGAAGTGTGTCTCcatcattttatttcaatagTCAAAACCGAACAAAGCCTAAAGTTAGGTGGGTGTTTTaatttgattgttttcttgtttttatttttataaaacagaaaacggtgatgaaaatgtgtttgattaGATTTTAagaacatttttaataaaaatgaaaatagaaaataatcagAAGATGaaaacaatacattttcatctTCAGCATACCTGTACCCTTGTACTATTTATTTCCATATttgcaatttaaaaaaataatactgtgATATTTCTATTAccatctttaattatttatcatattaattaatttaataaaagtacTATGATGTTTTTATTgatgtaaaacttttttttaactttaaaaagtcAAATTCTCACCTCtcttgtaaatatttttgtgagaaacatcataaagaaaaacatttcaagaatcactattttttagttgtgttatatatatatatttttttaaaaaaagcaaatgaaaaacaCAAGCATTTCCGGTACTACCATACTTTCAAGAATTTTAAAAGAATGTTTCATAACCTGTCAAAGTATCAaaactttataaaaatactttgaGATCTCACCAGAAACTAAAAATACTCCGATggttaccaaaaaataaaaggactAACATTAATCTACATTaaccaataaaatttattagtgtacaatatataatttttcaataattcTAAACCTTTCTCTTCATAATcattatactttattttataagCCAGATACTAATACATCTTACATTTTTAagagattaaatatatttacgtatgtatttaatattttctttataagataatacaataatttgtaaaataataaatcattattcATAGTCTTTTGGGTAGTTAATGGTCAGTTATTAAAAAGTCATGTAACttaggaaaaatattaaatactcggaagaaaaactattaaatgcttattcttttattagtaacattaaatgcttccgAGGATTAAAGTAATgataaatagttaatattagagatttatttgattaaataaatatttatattgattttttttactttaaaatactAATGTGAATGCGCttaacattttcaaagactaatATGGTAGatcatcttaattttttaaaaacttttttgacataatttgtttttgaaaaaataaattaattattttgttctttctatttctaaattaaaatatttaattttcttatttttcaagtataatAGGAGTTGAAatcataacttttttatatttaaagataatGTAATAAACAATCAAGACATGAACatgttttagttaattttataaatattattttatatgtatcattagttaaaaaattattaatttttaaaaattataaaaacttataacttaaaaataatatttaatatataaatattttaattttattttatatcatttatatatttttattttaaatatttcacatatttttatttgaattttaccaatttataaatagtttcacaaattaatatattaatttattttattatacggATGACTTTTATTCTAAtaatataaatcaatataattacatcaatcaattaatatgcaaattatataaattatgttgattttattttaatatggaAATTcgttttattctaattatataaattaataaaattttaatatttaacttttttgaaaacttatacgttaatatttttttaactatcaacattatttagtaaataattttttaatactaattatataaatcaagaaatttacataaattaatattaaattatgtatataaattattttatgtaattagaattatgtacatttatttttatacataaataatagaaattttattttaattatgaaaagtaaagaattttaatttttttagatgatttaaatattattttatatttacttaatttgtataaattacataaaataattttaaaaaataatctatatattattttatgtattttttaaaaatataataaaataagaacaaatcttttttaatttaaattaaaacaaaattttataataaaatcaaatgcatgtaaaattaaatattttgattttatttataattttttaataaaatattaaatatttgattttaatttataaattttttataattcataaaaaaattaataacttttaaatgattataaatctaaaataatatttataaaattaactatacAAAGTGTGTTaaagttttgttgtgttttctttaaataaaagacTATAAGTTGAATTTCttatgtatttaaaattataatttagcatttttttaacCTTTGCACTTTGTATTCAGTCTGCGTCATTTAATGTGTTTACTTGTTTATTTAATGTGtctttaaatgaataaaaaataattcaatgtgcctttttaaagaaaaaataatttcatcatGGATGGCACCGTTTCAGAGAATTGATGTACTTGACCCACGTATATCCAGTGGCTAGATTTTGTACACTTTAAATCCAACGGCTGAAATCTGTCACGTGAGGTAGTTTCTTCCATCATAAGCACTACAATTTTTCACACCAAATTAAAACTCCGTCATTTCTTCAATGTTTTTCGCGAAACGTTACAAAGCGAAAACCCAAGACCttcactctcactctcactctcaaAGAACAGAATCATCAAATTTCTGAACGCTTTCGCTCTTAATTCTCAAACCCATTTCATCTCTTCAATTGCTTCCTCACTCGCATAGGTAACTAACCCtcattctctcttcttttctaaAATCTCtattcaaagaagaaaaaaaaagcatttattttttattttcagtttattCAATTCATTCATTGATAGTTATCGATGGAGTCCGCTGATGATGTATCTGCTTCTAAACGCCCCCTACCAACCGGTATGTTCATTATTTCCTtctcaattttttcttctttttttttatttcaatttttaagcaatttttatatttcaaatttgacATAAACGTTGATTACCAGGTACATTATTTCCATTTCCAGTATCATTTTCGTATTAATCTTTTGCACCTTTTAATCAATCGAATTTTGTGGATTATTTGCATGTTGTATGCGAAATTTGTGGCCCTTTAACCTGTTTAATTCGTTAGTCAAtctgtcttttttttctttttttgattttaGGATTTAATCTGAATAGAAAGTGtttgatttctttaaaaaaaaattgtgtgtcTTAGTTTATGTGtagtttataaattataaggtTCTATGAGACCATTTGTGCTCTGCTATTGTGTAGATGATGTAAATATGTAATGTAACTTTGTAGGGTCTGTATTTGTAACCCTTGTTATTTAGTAAAGTGCTGCAACCCTTTTTGTTACTGCCTGCTGATGCAAGAGATTTTTACATCAATATCAATCACGGCTGTTCATCTGTTGACTTGGAAGTAGTGATGTGTGGTTGCAAAGACAATCTGTCATTTGAGTCAGTCTTTGTGAAATGAGGGTGTTGGTGGAGGTAGAGAAGTGAAGAAGTGAACATACTTGACAATTTGCAATGGCATAACCCCCTTGTGTGCTTAA
Above is a window of Glycine soja cultivar W05 chromosome 12, ASM419377v2, whole genome shotgun sequence DNA encoding:
- the LOC114379941 gene encoding SUMO-activating enzyme subunit 2-like isoform X2, with amino-acid sequence MDTIEVSNLNRQFLFRQFHVGQSKAKVARDAVLKFRPHINITPYHANVKDPEFNVDFFKQFNVVLNGLDNLDARRHVNRLCLAANVPLVESGTTGFLGQVTVHVKGRTECYECQPKPAPKTYPVCTITSTPSKFVHCIVWAKDLLFAKLFGDKNQDNDLNVRSSDAASSSKNVEDVFERRKDEDIDQYGRKIFDHVFGYNIELALSNEETWKNRNRPKPIYSKDILSDEPAQQNGNLEKKYESDELSVSAMASLGMKNPQDIWSLKENSRIFLEAFRLFFTKREKEIGNLSFDKDDQLAVEFVTAAANIRAASFGIPLQNLFEAKGIAGNIVHAVATTNAVIAGLIVIEAIKVLKNDIKNYRMTYCLEHPARNMLLMPVEPFEPNKSCYVCSETPLSLEINTNRSKLKDLVEKIVKAKLGMNLPLIMCASNLLYEAGDVEDDMIAIYEANLEKALAELPSPVTGGTMLTVEDMQQEFVCNINIKHREEFDEEKEPDGMVLSGWTQPVSAAENKDKSVGNGASTSDALITAVESEKDDEITIVSTLKKRKLPDESDISNSAAEAKNQKQLEVIDDEDDLVMLDGDLNSVKKRRLS
- the LOC114379941 gene encoding SUMO-activating enzyme subunit 2-like isoform X1, whose translation is MAYSSPSVIKDAKVLMVGAGGIGCELLKTLALSGFPDIHIIDMDTIEVSNLNRQFLFRQFHVGQSKAKVARDAVLKFRPHINITPYHANVKDPEFNVDFFKQFNVVLNGLDNLDARRHVNRLCLAANVPLVESGTTGFLGQVTVHVKGRTECYECQPKPAPKTYPVCTITSTPSKFVHCIVWAKDLLFAKLFGDKNQDNDLNVRSSDAASSSKNVEDVFERRKDEDIDQYGRKIFDHVFGYNIELALSNEETWKNRNRPKPIYSKDILSDEPAQQNGNLEKKYESDELSVSAMASLGMKNPQDIWSLKENSRIFLEAFRLFFTKREKEIGNLSFDKDDQLAVEFVTAAANIRAASFGIPLQNLFEAKGIAGNIVHAVATTNAVIAGLIVIEAIKVLKNDIKNYRMTYCLEHPARNMLLMPVEPFEPNKSCYVCSETPLSLEINTNRSKLKDLVEKIVKAKLGMNLPLIMCASNLLYEAGDVEDDMIAIYEANLEKALAELPSPVTGGTMLTVEDMQQEFVCNINIKHREEFDEEKEPDGMVLSGWTQPVSAAENKDKSVGNGASTSDALITAVESEKDDEITIVSTLKKRKLPDESDISNSAAEAKNQKQLEVIDDEDDLVMLDGDLNSVKKRRLS